In Acropora muricata isolate sample 2 unplaced genomic scaffold, ASM3666990v1 scaffold_505, whole genome shotgun sequence, the genomic window TTTATTCTTTGATTGCAGTGGCACTTTATTAAAAATTATCAGACAATACCTATTGAGCTGTTACAGTATATTGTTAGTGCCGTAACATGGTTCTATTGTATCAAACGACCAACTGCAATTATATTGTGATGACCCTTGGTTTTTGTGTACTTTTACAGTGGTAATTATTCAtcataataatttatacatatattttttgtGTTTACAAGGTGCACATTCACAAGACAATTTGGAGGAAAGTGATTCAATTAACCAGAGCCAGGAACCACATCAAACAAAGACAGAGGTTTGTTGTccttttaataatttattgtttgtTGAGTGTGGTATTGTGATCTTTAGCTAGTCCTTTAGAGAAGTGAATataacaatatttttgttttataggATGAGGTTAAGAACTCTGAAGACCCAGCTGAAGAAGCTGAGTTTTGGGATGATATTCCAGATGACATTCTAAATGATTTGGGCAAGGGACAGCCACTTCCCGAGCCAAATGGAAATGCTTCACTCACAAGAAAGTTAACGTCGCTGCTCCAATGGTTTGTTCTGTTCATGCTTCTTTGGCAAGCAAATTGTAAAATCAGTGACAATGGACTAGAATGGCTTCTGCGTTTCATGTTCCAATTTTTACATTTGCTTGGTGTGACATGCAGGTGTGAAAACTTAGTGGCATTTTGTGCAATGTTCCCAACATCACTTTTTGTATTACGAAAACTAGTCCATCTTGACCGTGATGACTTTGTAAAGTATGTGGTTTGTCCCAAATGTTCCTATCTATATAATCCCAGTGATTGCACTCAGAGAATCGGAGAGAAGATTGTGGCAAAGTGCTGCACCCATAAAGCATTCAAGAAAGGGAAAGGTGCAAAGGAATGTGGTGCGAGATTGGCTAAAAGAGTAGTGCTTGCAGATGGCAAGGAATGTTTTTATCCATTCAAGGTTTATTGTTTTAACAGTGTGATAAATCAAGTTGAATCATTGCTTAAAAGACCTAATTTTGCTCAGAAATGTGAACAGTGGCGTGAGAGAGATTGTGAGGATGGTGTTTACAGTGATGTTTATGATGGAAAAGTATGGAAAGACTTTATGACCTTTAATGGGAAAGACTTTTTGAACTCGCCAAGAAGTTTGGCTTTCGCATTAAATGTTGACTGGTTTCAGCCATATGTAAGAAGAAGTGATGTGTCTGTTGGAGTAATTTATCTAGTGCTGTTGAACTTGCCAAGGGAAGAACGCTTTAAATGGGAAAACGTTATTCTTGTTGGAGTTATACCAGATATGGAAACAATGCCAAAGAGTATAAACCCTTTCTTAGAACCTCTGGTAGATGAATTGCAAGTACTTTGGAAAGGTATACGTCTGCATTCAAGTTTCAGCAGTATACCTCTCTTATACAGAGGTGCCATTTTATTGGCAGCATCAGACATCCCAGCTGCTAGGAAACTTTGTGGATTTAAAGGACACTCAGCTGAAAGGGCATGCTCTAAATGCTTCAAAAGATTCCCTGGATCAGTAAGGACTGGAAGAGATTTCTCTGGATTTGAGCGAGAAAATTGGCCACGGCGGTGTAATGTATTGCACAGGAGGTATGCTGACAAGGTGAAAAATGCAggaaacaagacaaaacaagagAAATTGGCAACTCAATACGGCTGCTACTTCAGTATACTCCTTGAACTTGAGTATTTTGATGCTGTTCGCTTTACAGTGATAGACCCTATGCATAATCTTTTTCTTGGTACTGCAAAAAGAATGTTTCAACTTTGGATAGAAAAGGACCTCCTTACAAAAGATAAACTAAAAGTTATTGAAGAAAGAATTAACAAACTGGATGTAGGTACTGGTGTAGGAAGACTGCCTCACAAAATTGCTTCAAATCATGGACGGTATAAAGCTTCGCAATGGAAGAATTGGACAGTCATTTATTCCATTTATGCATTGCAGGATTTGCTTCCAGATAAGCACATGAACTGTTGGCATACCTTTGTTATGGCCTGTCGTCTCCTTGCAGTTCCAGCTCTGTCACAGTCTGACCTCAAAAAAACTGACATGCTTTTATTGAAGTTCTGCAATCAGTTTGAGAAACTTTATGGAAAGAAGAGTGTACGCATAAACATGCATCTCCATTGTCACTTAAAGGAGTGTGTGGAAGATTACGGCCCTGTGTACAGTTTTTGGTGTTTTGCATTTGAACGCTACAATGGAGTTCTTGGAAGTATTGCCACTAACAATAGATCTATTGAAATTCAGCTAATGAGAAAGTTCCTGTCTGAGCAATTTGTATCAAATGTGGCCTTGCCTGATGAATTCAGCGACACATTTTCTGCCTTCTTCCAGTTGCAAAGATCACAGATAAATGAACATATGCCTGTGGGGTCATCACATTTGTTGAGAATGTCAACATGTAGTAGCCTACAAGCAATTGACTGGTCTGATATTTCATTCATATCTCTTCCTGGTTCCTATAAATTAATGAATCTGGATTCAGATGATCGTCAACTTCTTGCAAAAACTTATCAGGCTATGTACCCCAATAGGCACATCGAAGCCTTCATGGTTGCAGAAGTGTGCAGAAAGTACAGTTCTGTCACTTTGTCAGGAGAGAAGATTGGCTCCAGGTTAGAGTGTCGTAGTTTACGTTCTGCAAGGGTTATGGCTTCATGGGCTAACCAAGAGGGCAAAGTTGATCCATCAGCGGAAATTAGACCTGGCTTTGTCAAGTTTTTTGTAGTGAACACTATCAGATTTGAATATAATCAGTACAAGAAGCATGTGTTTGCATGCATTGATTGGTACAAAGAGGATACACAAAAGGAGCTTTACCGTCGCCCAGTTGAGGTTTGGAGGCTTAAAAGTTTCACCCAAGCAGGACCTGCAGCCTTTATGCCAATTCAAAGGTGCTTTTGTAAGTTTGCTGCTGCTAATGAGAAGATGAATGGAGTTGAAAAGCTGATTGTAAGCCCCATCCAGCGTACATTCTGCTAATTTATTCAGGACAGTTATGGCAATGTGTTGaccaaattaattttgaaaaatacGTACATGTTATGTGAACAAGTTTTCATTATTCACTAAGAGTTAGAAGTGGGTGGCTTTTTTAGGGTAAATTTTTgcctttaaaattaattattattgtctggTCTGTAGTCTATCATTTTGTGATGTGCAAGTGGTTAGATGGTGAAATTGGTACTGTTTCCTTATTTTTAGTCAGGCAACGAGTAAACTCTAGCGGGCCATAAGCCGTGAAGCCCTTCGCTTTGGCTTTACACCTGCATGTAATTATAAGAAATAAATCATTGAAATATGGATACATTTTAGAGACCTTGTATTACTTCAAGTAATTGAAGGCATGCAGCAGTATAGGACAAAATGaaacattaaagaaaaaacattgtttCACTGTGCGATTACTCGTCAAAGACGAAAATCGACTGTGATGTGATGTTTGGATTATCTTGCCCTTAACCGTACTTTTGGGGTGAGAAATGTGTGGGAGATAATATTCACATGTAAtaggaaacatttttttcttaccgTCCGGAATCATAGATTTTCGGATGTGCATGATTGGCTGAATTCCGCGCACAGTAACGAGCTGGATTATCCCATCTAGACCCCGCGTCCCGACCTCTACTCTGCAAACTGCTGAGAGCTTGCAATTTGCACTTTTCAGTtatttctccagaaaacgttacGGTGTAAATATTAAACAAGTGACTTGCATGCGCGTATGCAAGACCTCACAAATTTGTCCAATACGGACTTCACGGCTGGCGAATAACTTTTATGTCCCAAGCGGCCAACGCTAGGCTTCAAGCTGATGGAGATGAAGCACAAGTGTTTCTTTCAGGCGCCAGCTATGTGGAGAACCTTTAAAATTTGAGCGAATCTGCAAGTTTCTTTTCGGTGTTGCCTTAAAGAGAGCGTCTACAATCAGTTCATGCAGTTCGTTAACTCTTTCAGTAACAAAAAACGaaccaaaacaacaagaaaacactTTTAGTGTTAAGCCAAGGCTTAGTTTAGTTTTACAGTGTCGCTTGAAACTACTTGTGCATTTGCCGCGGTTTTGTTGCGGTCGAAACGCAGATTCAATCTGCGAAAACATGTAGTCTGTCGATGGTTGCGACTTTAAGATAGATTTCTACTGACGCGTAAATTTTGCATAG contains:
- the LOC136903896 gene encoding uncharacterized protein produces the protein MRKVCGKSCRPSRIRSLCGHCGENLSSSQYARHKRLYFDESAKSWKRDRASPVSFSAPDPFEFTSKYSSDEESMPEMCTTGEGAHSQDNLEESDSINQSQEPHQTKTEDEVKNSEDPAEEAEFWDDIPDDILNDLGKGQPLPEPNGNASLTRKLTSLLQWFVLFMLLWQANCKISDNGLEWLLRFMFQFLHLLGVTCRCENLVAFCAMFPTSLFVLRKLVHLDRDDFVKYVVCPKCSYLYNPSDCTQRIGEKIVAKCCTHKAFKKGKGAKECGARLAKRVVLADGKECFYPFKVYCFNSVINQVESLLKRPNFAQKCEQWRERDCEDGVYSDVYDGKVWKDFMTFNGKDFLNSPRSLAFALNVDWFQPYVRRSDVSVGVIYLVLLNLPREERFKWENVILVGVIPDMETMPKSINPFLEPLVDELQVLWKGIRLHSSFSSIPLLYRGAILLAASDIPAARKLCGFKGHSAERACSKCFKRFPGSVRTGRDFSGFERENWPRRCNVLHRRYADKVKNAGNKTKQEKLATQYGCYFSILLELEYFDAVRFTVIDPMHNLFLGTAKRMFQLWIEKDLLTKDKLKVIEERINKLDVGTGVGRLPHKIASNHGRYKASQWKNWTVIYSIYALQDLLPDKHMNCWHTFVMACRLLAVPALSQSDLKKTDMLLLKFCNQFEKLYGKKSVRINMHLHCHLKECVEDYGPVYSFWCFAFERYNGVLGSIATNNRSIEIQLMRKFLSEQFVSNVALPDEFSDTFSAFFQLQRSQINEHMPVGSSHLLRMSTCSSLQAIDWSDISFISLPGSYKLMNLDSDDRQLLAKTYQAMYPNRHIEAFMVAEVCRKYSSVTLSGEKIGSRLECRSLRSARVMASWANQEGKVDPSAEIRPGFVKFFVVNTIRFEYNQYKKHVFACIDWYKEDTQKELYRRPVEVWRLKSFTQAGPAAFMPIQRCFCKFAAANEKMNGVEKLIVSPIQRTFC